cgcttgaacccaggaggcagagtttgcagtgagccaagatcgcaccactgcactccagtctgggcaacagggtcagattctgtctcaaaaaaaaaaaaagaaaagaaaaaagagaaatgccaAGAATTACATTTCTGACAGCTTccctgtgctgctgctgctgctgctgccgtcTAACATTAAAGTTCCATGGCACATGACTGCTCTCTTTCCTTTCCCGTTTTGGATTACATATATAAATGGAGGAGTTTCTGCCTATACAAACTGTTtaatattgaaaatgtttttctccctCCAGACTATGAAGAAATCGGGAGTGCACTTTTTGACTGCAGATTGTTCGAAGACACATTAGTAAATTTTCAAGCAGGTATATGAGTTATATAATATCTGAGCAGCATAGTTGAGAAATATTTATCACGATATTGAAACAATATACCATACAGGTGatacaaatattttagaagaatgttcattgttttcttaaatgagaaaagcaaTTACAAAAACAGTACGACCCCGCCGGcccccacacacacagaggaaaataTCTAGGTGCACGTGCACAGACAACAGCTGCACCTGGTGGAGACGGTAGTTGGTTGTAGATAGTTGGAATATAGTGATTTTTGTCTGTTCTTTTAGTGCTatattttccagattttctatatacacacaaatacttttataatgagaaaaactcattaaaaaagtAGAGACAACAAAAAATTGATTCAAACATTGGAGCATATTTTGGCCTGTGTGTGGCCCAGGCAGGAGCTGGTAAAGTTTCCTGTGGATTCTCTGCTCTCGGGTGGCGCGGCTGTGATAAACCGTCCCTCCGCTTGCCTCCCTCTCGCTTGGTGAGATGGGTCAAAATTTTAATTCTCCCGCTATTAATCCTCAAATCTAATTTAATTTCTTATCAGGGAGGGTTACGACTGATTTAAggttcaacagaaaaaaaaaacaaacaaacaaaaaacaatgagcaAGCAAGAATAACCAAGAAATGTTTGCAGTAGAAAATCTCATTTGGTTTGGAGGAGGGAGATTTAACCTTCCTATTAAATAtcaaccatttattgagtgagTCCTCCTTTCAGCATTAAGATGCCCTCAAGACAGGCTACACCTCCACTTGTTTATGAGTCTGGTCTGACTTCTCTGTCAAGGCTGCCACACACGGCTGGGCAGGCCGtgcacagagtcatacagcattGGTGGATGGCTCCCCCTGAAGTTGCACAACAGAGTGCCCGCCACACTCTGCATTTCCACAGATGTATCTGTCTCTCCAGCATATGGTAGGAAGACAATAAGATTTCCCTGTGAAGAAATCATTAGTTCATATCCCTGTCTCAACATACACAACCTTTCTCATTTTGGCTTCTATATTATACatttctatttgaattttttactACATTTATAACCAGCaggaaaaatactttgaaaaatctACCAAAAAGAGTGTCTGTCTTAATAGTCTTTTGAGGCTGTCTGCTAATATATAGCAGtatccatatttttttaaagcagccttaaaaatctttttctaaaAAGAGTTATTTTGTAGGGGACTTCcatgtgtgtttttctttcatgtaaGGGAACATGTCACACATCACTACTTGGGTAGATTAGGTGGGAGTACATATATCATAATGTAGTATGGCGGGGGTGCCACTAGTTAGAACTGCATGAGATTCAACTTAAAAGGCTTAAGTTGGGTTTCACTACCCCGGTTGATAAAAACTTGCTTAATTTAGCCTTACTCATATTTTAAGTTAACTATAGGTATGCAGTTATTCTGAATAAaggttgtatatgtgtgtgttttaactgtTTGATTttgaggcttttaaaaattacattgccATTGACTACTATTTGTTATTTATAAAGCCTAAGTATCTTCCTCCTAAGCTTTTCTAAGTTTCCACAATTAAAAGCCTTCCTGTTtctaaatgaaaccaaaagcttttATGTAACATTAAAAATTGGACGCATTTTTAGGAAGGATTTGTCCTTAACCTTGGTATTCTAGCCACATTCTCCAATTATCATCTCTCAATAAATGGATATAGTATAGCATGAAGGTTATACAGTCACTGTTTTCAAGTTCTCAAAGATATACAAAGGGACTTGTTCTGCTATAAATGTGCACAAAATCTTAAGGGTTTACTGAGCAGCTTTGTGTATGATAAATGTTAGAATTCTGTCCTGAATTAGAAGGAGGACGTGAAGGCATAAAGAAACCAGCTCCTGCCCATAAGGCTCTGGATCCTTTTCATCAGAGGCACGAGGATTGTGTATCTGTACCTGCAAGTGAAAGGGGCTAGAAATGGTACATTATTTCTAATAAAACTACTGAATaagctgaaataattttatttcttcttttcatagcaatagagaaaaaaattcatgctTCTCAACAAAGGTGGCAGCAGTTGAAGGAAGAGATTGAGCTACTTCAGGACTTAAAACAAACCTTGTGCTCTTTTCAAGAAAATAGAGATCTTATGTCAAGTTCTACATCAATATCATCCCTGTCTTATTAGGGATTACCATTTCCTAAGCCAAGAGTCATGTCAAATTGCAGTCAGGCTGAAAACCAGAGACCAGGCTGTGAAATCCACACATCTTTAGAACTAGTTGTCTCCTCTTGGCCTCGGCAGCTCTTCCTTGTTCCTACTGGTTGACATTTTGATCACTCTTTGCACACTCTTACTTGTGTTTTTTGCTCATTGTCACACTCCCAGCACCTAgtatgctcagtaaatgtttgtggaataagTGCATAAAATGTTCTTAACCTTTGATTCTACTTACAGCCCATGATACCTCTTAGATATAATAAATTTGGATTATACTACTTTACTTGTACCAAATTTGCCTGTTTTCGTGTCACAAAGTCTGCTTTTGAAAAATCTCTTTTCAGCCACAGTTACCACGTGGGGATTCATCATCTTCAAAACAAACACCTAAATTTTAAATTGGACTCTGAATAAGAAAATTACCGGGAGTAtgcaagaatgaaaaaaatatgacaGTTACATTTTTCTCAATCTAATAATATACGATTCTTGTTTTTATGCCCACACCATCACGTCTGACCCCTGAAAACTTCACATTCACAGTTCTCATTTTTTACCATGGTACTCTGATTTTCAATAATGCTATGTCTCAAAATGGGTTTTAACTGAGTCTCCAGCATGGTGTCTGACATGTACTAAATAAGTACTTGAAAAGTATTTGCAGGAGATGAAAAAGAACAGTCCATTCCAGTTGTAATGGCAGCCCTAGCCTAAGTTCTTATATCTTAGGGACAAAATCTAAACCAGTGGATTTCAAATCTGGCCGCACATCAGAATCATGTGGGGCACTTTAAAAACTACAGAAGTGAAGACCCCATCCAACACCCTCTGAATAGATTTCCACTAGTCTGGATGAgtattgattactgtagcttcagCTTCCTATCCTGATATTAAGTCTTAGCaaagtttttggttgttgttttgttttgtttaagacggagtctcactctgttgccaggctggagtgcagtggcgtgatctcggctcactgcaacctctgcctcctaggttcaagcaattctcctgcctcagcctcccaagtagctgggactacaggcgtgcaccaccacgcccaactaatttttgtatttttagtagagacggggtttcaccatgtcggccaggatggtctcaatctcttgaccttgtgatctgcctgcctcggcctcccaaagtgctgggattacaggcatgagccaccgcacccagccatcttAGCAAAGTTTATCTGACTAATCCTTCTGATGTCatgatctttattttaaaaaaaaacctttgtccCCCACTTTACTTTCACGTTTAACCTGTGACTCACACAGCATGTAACTGTGCACCATGGAGCACCGTGTGTTTGGTGGCCATGAGGCTGGCTACTGGGCAAACTACTAAGGCGGACCCGAGTATGAACTTCAGCTATGTCACTACTGAAAAACTTGAATCCGATTATTTAATCTGAGAATGCTGCTGCCTACCTTATGGGACAAAATATGGAcagtaaataaaatgtgaagcagagagcacaatgtctggcactgtgggaaataaatgttaaaacacatgcatgcacacacacactccccttgCTAACATTTCTGTCTTATTGTCTCCATTCTAACCAAACTTAATTATGATAAGTTCTGGAAGGCTCCTTAGCTCCCATCTCTAAGCCTCTGCTTGTGCctctttttgttttggagatgagCTAAAAGGACACTTTATATTTTCCCCTACCCAACACAAGCGTTATCTTCAGAACAACTAACTGCTTGTCATGTTAACCCTATTACTGTATTGGTCCGTTCTCACACTGGtatgaagaaataccagagactgggtaatttatcaaggaaacaggtttaatggactcagttccgcatggctggcgaggcctcaagaaacttacaattgtggcggaaggggaagaggcccgtcttacgtggtggcaggtAAGCGAGAGCACGCAAAGCCCAGGGggaactgccatttataaaaccatcagatctcataagaactcccTCACTAGcataagaacagtatggggaaaccgcccccataatCCAAGCACCTCCCaacaggtctctccctcaacaactgaggattacaattcaagatgagttgggtggggacacagagccaaaccacatca
Above is a window of Pongo pygmaeus isolate AG05252 chromosome 14, NHGRI_mPonPyg2-v2.0_pri, whole genome shotgun sequence DNA encoding:
- the PHF11 gene encoding PHD finger protein 11 isoform X4 encodes the protein MKCNTFVRQVKEEHGRHTDATVKVPFLKKCKEAGLLNYLLEEILDKVHSIPEKLMDETTSESDYEEIGSALFDCRLFEDTLVNFQAAIEKKIHASQQRWQQLKEEIELLQDLKQTLCSFQENRDLMSSSTSISSLSY